The following DNA comes from Clupea harengus chromosome 9, Ch_v2.0.2, whole genome shotgun sequence.
TTCATGTGAACATTTTGTTTAACTTAAATTCCGTGAAACATTTGTCAGATTTTTCTCACACAAATAGTTTTACAATGCCATTACGGTTCAAAGTGTCATTACTGTCTGCCTTAACAGTAGTTCAGATGTTTATGAAAACAAGCTGATCTTATCTGATGAAGTGCATGTAAGGCTACTGTTGCTATTGTCAACACTGTGCTGATCGTGACTGCTGGTAGTTATTTTGACTGAAATGATTTTACCTACCATCCCTCTGTCAGTGGCTGCGTTAGTAAATGTGTTGACAAAGAACTTTACCAACttaattacatacacacaagcatacatttgATATTGGTTAATattattgttttataaaatatttttttatactgACTAGTAATTTAATCCCTGACACTATCTTTGCTCGGACCATGGCATACCAAACACAGTCACCTACTATTTTGCAGTGTGAAGACAGTAGAGTCTTGAATACCTCTACAGTCTTGTAACTGATACACACTGATTCCATTAGCATAAACAGCATTGTCTCACATACCCTCCTTCATTAATGTGCAATACGTTCACAAAACGAATCATTACATTCATCAGTTGCTTTAAACCTAAGGCCAGTTACAAGCCTGCCTGAGACTGCTTACATGTcacctgtgtttctgtgccgaGGAAAAAGAACCTGTAAACTTCCATTCCATTTTAGCAACAGGTCAGTCGTAGGCAACAGAATGTTCTAAATACGGTCCTCAGATTCGCATCCCTGAGCTGGTTGTGGAACTGGGGGATCCCACCCTGGAGTAGTTGTATCCTACGAAGACTGGATTTTGCGGAACGGGGTGGTAGCTAGTGGTGGAGTTGTATGAAGCATAGGGTGTCGTCCCATGACTTGCTGTGTATGGCATCGACTGCTGGCTGTGGTAGAGAGATTCCCTCGGGGTCATCTGTCCAGCATTCAATGCATGCGATGGGTGAGACACCATGATGTTCCCATTATACACCATTGGCACAGTGGGAACGAGTTGGTGGTTGTACTGGgcggggtgagtgagtgggtatcCTCCTTGAGGTACAATAGCCACACTGTGAATGGATGACGGTGTATGGGGGTTGTGGAAGCTGCTCGGATGCAACAGCAGTGGCTGAAGCCCTACGGAGCTGACGGTGCTGGACAGCGGGTGAAAGCGCGTGAGGGTGGGCTTGCCGGCGGGGTACACATCGAACGAGCCTTGCTCGGCCACGGCGTTCCAGcggcacacaaacaccaggcCCGAGGCAAACAGGAAGGCGCCGGTCACCCAGCCGACGTAGAGTGCATCGCCGAGCTCGTGGCGCTGCGCGTCAATCAGCAGCGGGTTGTAGAAGTCGCGGATGATGACGTGGCCCGTCCAGGAGACGGGGATGAAGACGCAGACGGAGGCCAGTAGCTGCATGACACCGGCCACCATCAGGAGGACACTTTTCAGACGCGGTTGATCCGGCAAGCAGGAGAGGCTCCGCAGGCCCACCAGCGCCACCAGCAGGCCCACGCCGGACAGTGCCAGTGAGCAGCACATGAGCCCGCGGGCGGCTTGGAGGtctggagggaggaagagcagggagTCGTACGACTTGCACTGCATGCGGATGCTGGACTGACGGAAGCAGTTCATCCACAAGCCTTCCCAGCGC
Coding sequences within:
- the cldn8.3 gene encoding claudin-17; amino-acid sequence: MVQGPSELIALCLGVVGLIGAAAVTGMPMWKVTAFIGENIIVMETRWEGLWMNCFRQSSIRMQCKSYDSLLFLPPDLQAARGLMCCSLALSGVGLLVALVGLRSLSCLPDQPRLKSVLLMVAGVMQLLASVCVFIPVSWTGHVIIRDFYNPLLIDAQRHELGDALYVGWVTGAFLFASGLVFVCRWNAVAEQGSFDVYPAGKPTLTRFHPLSSTVSSVGLQPLLLHPSSFHNPHTPSSIHSVAIVPQGGYPLTHPAQYNHQLVPTVPMVYNGNIMVSHPSHALNAGQMTPRESLYHSQQSMPYTASHGTTPYASYNSTTSYHPVPQNPVFVGYNYSRVGSPSSTTSSGMRI